A DNA window from Anaerocolumna sp. AGMB13020 contains the following coding sequences:
- a CDS encoding purine-nucleoside phosphorylase, giving the protein MYDKVVQSAEYIKNRLKLSPEIAIVLGSGLGDLVDSLTETEIINYEDIPHFPQSTVAGHAGRLVIGKLKGKSVLIMQGRFHFFEGYSMKEVTYPVFVMKLLGISNLILTNACGGIKESFSPGTLMLIEDFINLMPSNPLIGVNDERFGPRFPDMTEPYNLELLQVARNAAEKLSIPYGEGVYAGFQGPYYETAAEIRMIRNHGADAVGMSTVPETIAANYLGMKVLGIACITNMATGIQKVKHSHERVIEIAKKASSDLSLLINAVVEEMK; this is encoded by the coding sequence ATGTACGATAAAGTAGTGCAATCAGCAGAATATATAAAGAACAGGTTAAAATTATCACCGGAAATTGCAATTGTCCTGGGCTCAGGACTTGGAGACCTGGTAGATTCCCTGACAGAAACGGAAATCATCAACTATGAAGATATCCCCCATTTTCCCCAGTCCACCGTTGCGGGACATGCCGGGCGCCTGGTAATTGGGAAATTAAAGGGAAAGTCAGTGCTCATTATGCAGGGGAGATTTCATTTCTTTGAGGGATATTCCATGAAAGAGGTAACTTATCCGGTCTTTGTCATGAAGCTACTGGGAATTAGTAACCTGATACTGACCAATGCCTGCGGAGGTATTAAGGAAAGCTTCTCACCGGGAACATTAATGCTAATTGAAGATTTCATCAATCTGATGCCTTCCAATCCTCTGATAGGAGTAAATGATGAAAGATTTGGGCCAAGATTTCCGGATATGACAGAGCCATACAACCTGGAGCTCCTGCAAGTGGCAAGAAATGCAGCAGAAAAGCTTTCTATTCCTTATGGTGAGGGCGTATATGCAGGTTTTCAGGGGCCTTATTATGAGACCGCTGCTGAAATACGGATGATCAGGAACCATGGGGCAGATGCTGTGGGAATGTCAACTGTACCGGAAACCATAGCAGCCAATTATCTTGGAATGAAAGTACTTGGAATAGCCTGCATAACCAATATGGCAACAGGAATACAGAAGGTCAAACATTCACATGAACGAGTAATAGAAATAGCTAAAAAGGCCTCCAGTGACTTAAGTCTCCTCATAAATGCAGTCGTTGAAGAGATGAAGTAA